Proteins from a single region of Buchnera aphidicola (Cinara curvipes):
- a CDS encoding 5'-3' exonuclease, with protein sequence MKKKTIVLIDGNYCLYQTYFSFLKLKNHYGHFTGVLYGYIKIFNKIVKKFCPNNIIVIFDTPTKTLRHQLYSKYKKNRSSMPESLKKQINPLKEIIQSLGIPIISMNNIEADDIIGTLSKKFIKKKYYIFIYSADKDMLQLINKRIKVIPGKNIENILNKKEVYKKYGIKPYSIADFLGLVGDSSDNIPGIPRIGEKTASILLKNFSSIDNIYKNIENISLLPIKNIKKITDSLKKNKELAFLSLNLTKINKNILLNCSINDLLKKNKPNIPFLLKKFQYYQFNEYTKQMYNNIFPIIDIYHKKKDIKKKNILKL encoded by the coding sequence CTTTTTTAAAACTTAAAAATCATTATGGACATTTTACAGGTGTTTTATATGGATATATAAAAATATTTAATAAAATAGTAAAAAAATTCTGTCCTAATAATATAATAGTTATTTTTGATACTCCAACAAAAACTCTTAGACATCAATTATATTCAAAATATAAAAAAAATAGATCTTCTATGCCTGAAAGTTTAAAAAAACAAATTAATCCTTTAAAAGAAATTATCCAAAGCTTGGGTATACCTATAATTAGTATGAATAATATAGAAGCTGATGATATTATAGGTACTTTATCTAAAAAATTTATAAAAAAAAAATATTATATTTTCATATATAGTGCTGATAAAGATATGTTACAATTAATAAATAAAAGAATTAAAGTTATTCCGGGAAAAAATATAGAAAATATTTTAAATAAAAAAGAAGTATATAAAAAATATGGAATAAAACCATATTCTATAGCAGATTTCTTAGGATTAGTAGGTGATTCTTCAGATAATATACCCGGAATACCTAGGATAGGGGAAAAAACTGCTTCAATTCTTTTAAAAAACTTTTCATCTATAGATAATATCTATAAAAATATAGAAAATATTTCCTTATTACCTATAAAAAATATTAAAAAAATAACAGATAGCTTAAAAAAAAACAAAGAATTAGCTTTTTTATCGTTGAATTTAACTAAAATTAATAAAAATATATTACTAAATTGTAGTATAAATGATCTTTTGAAAAAAAATAAACCAAATATACCTTTTTTATTAAAAAAATTTCAATATTATCAATTTAATGAATATACTAAACAAATGTATAATAATATATTTCCAATAATTGATATATATCACAAAAAAAAAGATATTAAAAAAAAAAATATATTGAAATTATAA